Below is a genomic region from Ziziphus jujuba cultivar Dongzao chromosome 7, ASM3175591v1.
GAAACCCACGCGCCGAAACCGACTCCGGCGACGGTTCAGAATCTCCGTCCGGCTCTCGCTTTCCACAACACCTCCGTCGCAGCCGGTGGTTCCATCCACATCCCTCCACCGGCGGCGCGTGTCGGTCCAATCGCCGTCGGAGTCCGCATTGTCCAACAAGAAGGAGTCGCCGCCTTATTCTCCGGTGTCTCCGCCACCATCCTCCGTCAGTCGCTTTACTCCACCACCAGAATGGGCCTCTACGACATACTCAAACAAAAATGGACAGACCCGAATACCCGAACCATGCCGCTCACGAGCAAGATAACGGCGGGTTTGATAGCTGGCGCGATCGGTGCGGCTGTGGGAAACCCAGCCGACGTAGCCATGGTGCGAATGCAAGCCGACGGGAGGCTGCCGCTGGATCAGCGCCGGAACTACAAGAGCGTGGTGGACGCCATAACCCGGATGGCTCGCCAAGAAGGCGTCATGAGCTTGTGGCGCGGGTCATCGCTGACGGTGAACCGAGCCATGCTGGTGACGGCTTCTCAGTTGGCGTCTTACGATCAGGTGAAGGAGTTGATTCTGGAAAAGGGGGTGATGAAGGACGGGCTGGGGACCCACGTGACGGCTAGCTTCACGGCGGGGTTCGTGGCTGCGGTGGCGTCGAACCCTGTGGACGTGATCAAGACCCGGGTGATGAACATGAAGGTCCAGCCCGGTGAGGCTCCGCCGTACACGGGTGCTCTGGACTGCGCTTTGAAGACGGTTCGGGCGGAAGGTCCCATGGCTCTGTATAAGGGGTTTATTCCGACCATCTCCAGGCAGGGTCCTTTCACTATCGTCCTGTTTGTGACTCTGGAACAGGTCCGCAAGGTGTTGAAGGATttctgaagatgatgatgatgatgatgatgatgaaaaacagcattaagtttgaatcttttttttttattattattagtttttaaaatataaatgttcCTTGAAAATGGGAAGAGAATTCACAagcaaatattttaattttggctgatgttttatttatttgcttgtaTTTTCTTCTACtatgttatcattattatcattatgatCGTTATGGGTTATGACATAATATGAAGAACGATTATTCCTGAAAAtctttttttcctaattaaatatttattgatatgaCATAATATGAAGAACGATTATTCCTGAAAatctttttttcataattaaatatttatttttaatgtttgtgATTTAAGTTtatcaaaacacaaaaaataaaaaacctcacatattttaacaaaatcataaaatattgagaagtatataaattcttttattccggaattaatgttttattctcatataatttatttgaatttagtATTACCAAAAACAGaaatttcccttcttttttctttcccttacatatataatttttttcttgctgGGTCTGGTTATGATTAGTATATATGGGTTGTGCAAAAGTCTTCAATATGGTAACAATTTTGTTGGGAAATATATATG
It encodes:
- the LOC107425169 gene encoding mitochondrial uncoupling protein 5, yielding MGVKGFVEGGIASIVAGCSTHPLDLIKVRMQLQGETHAPKPTPATVQNLRPALAFHNTSVAAGGSIHIPPPAARVGPIAVGVRIVQQEGVAALFSGVSATILRQSLYSTTRMGLYDILKQKWTDPNTRTMPLTSKITAGLIAGAIGAAVGNPADVAMVRMQADGRLPLDQRRNYKSVVDAITRMARQEGVMSLWRGSSLTVNRAMLVTASQLASYDQVKELILEKGVMKDGLGTHVTASFTAGFVAAVASNPVDVIKTRVMNMKVQPGEAPPYTGALDCALKTVRAEGPMALYKGFIPTISRQGPFTIVLFVTLEQVRKVLKDF